The Amblyomma americanum isolate KBUSLIRL-KWMA chromosome 5, ASM5285725v1, whole genome shotgun sequence genome window below encodes:
- the LOC144134094 gene encoding uncharacterized protein LOC144134094, producing MAPVGDPSALAAPNQVTGYDPQSLQIVTMDTHKSEDTTQGEDPLPTEDDYLQDMVRVWRGKKNAAAASRDAGAGATQQQAPASSAHTHGGSALNAASKRSKQLRWRPQNTPRIEKDDIVVVLKPRNTVDFKATLGPGRAGAAVRSILGDDANAGLEVWPIWYQNVLVCALKSVDAAEKLLRDIVLPVGERELPFRGHPKLSGSFCRGVVTVSPDETSESVKRKLSAEQNVLSVRKLGGTPVAVITFAGTKVPWTVLYSYERLPVRLYKKTVPACHRCGTVGHRADACPLPQPGRCKRCGVQVPDATPDGPAEHDCVPSCLICGGGHPTGAPGCAGRFRKAIKPSSPSGSKPKTKTGPKQAPPPKAKKAPADQETKAKPGTLKPVKSATQVVPPVLNARDFPPLAPVQPQVSSWSRAVSGPPTRPSPTKTALQQQIEELRRQNQILARKIQELEPKQAGSSEPMQEAEPDDEDDGSSVTSCLTSVSRQCEDTVVGSAGRVAGLEALQRQTEQLEEQVAALPIQIMSAVRESFQDMFKAALTQALPDLMAQVTDSVLKAVQPWVSTQIKNATSCESPHLKCKTASRQAAEEHGSGSAAGGSVRPIAGVALARGQS from the coding sequence ATGGCCCCGGTCGGGGATCCCTCGGCTCTGGCGGCTCCAAATCAAGTCACCGGATACGACCCGCAGTCCTTGCAGATCGTAACAATGGATACCCATAAATCCGAGGATACGACTCAAGGCGAGGATCCTCTACCAACCGAGGACGATTACCTCCAAGATATGGTCCGCGTCTGGCGCGGaaagaagaacgcggcggcggcatCGAGGGACGCTGGTGCTGGTGCCACCCAGCAACAGGCGCCGGCTAGCTCTGCGCATACGCACGGCGGGAGTGCGCTGAACGCAGCCTCGAAGCGCTCCAAGCAACTCCGGTGGCGGCCGCAGAACACGCCGCGCATTGAAAAAGATGACATCGTCGTGGTGCTGAAACCAAGAAACACGGTCGACTTCAAGGCAACTTTAGGTCCTGGACGAGCCGGCGCTGCAGTCCGCAGCATCCTCGGGGACGACGCAAATGCTGGACTTGAGGTGTGGCCCATTTGGTACCAAAACGTCCttgtatgtgcactgaaatctgtCGACGCCGCGGAGAAGCTACTCCGGGATATTGTGCTGCCGGTAGGGGAACGCGAGCTACCGTTCCGGGGACACCCTAAACTCTCCGGTTCGTTCTGTCGAGGCGTCGTGACTGTTTCGCCAGACGAAACGTCTGAAAGCGTTAAACGAAAACTCAGTGCGGAACAAAATGTGTTGTCTGTGCGCAAGCTAGGGGGAACCCCGGTTGCGGTGATCACCTTCGCGGGGACCAAGGTGCCATGGACGGTGTTGTACAGCTACGAACGGCTCCCTGTTCGGCTGTACAAGAAAACAGTGCCAGCATGCCACCGCTGTGGCACAGTGGGCCATCGGGCCGATGCGTGCCCGCTACCACAgccgggccgctgcaaacgctgcGGAGTCCAGGTTCCCGATGCCACTCCTGACGGCCCGGCAGAACATGACTGTGTTCCGAGCTGCCTCATCTGCGGAGGCGGCCACCCTACCGGAGCTCCTGGCTGTGCCGGGCGGTTCCGGAAAGCCATCAAACCGAGCTCCCCATCCGGATCTAAACCGAAGACAAAGACGGGGCCCAAACAGGCTCCTCCGCCCAAGGCCAAGAAAGCGCCAGCCGATCAGGAAACCAAGGCCAAACCCGGCACATTGAAACCTGTCAAGTCCGCGACCCAGGTGGTGCCCCCGGTCCTCAACGCCAGGGACTTCCCGCCCTTGGCACCCGTCCAACCACAAGTGAGCAGTTGGAGTAGGGCAGTCTCCGGGCCCCCTACCCGTCCCTCCCCTACCAAAACCGCCCTACAGCAGCAGATAGAGGAGCTCAGGCGCCAGAACCAAATTCTAGCGCGCAAAATTCAAGAATTAGAGCCCAAACAGGCCGGGTCATCCGAACCAATGCAAGAAGCTGAGccagatgacgaggatgacggaTCATCCGTAACATCTTGCCTCACTAGCGTTTCGCGGCAGTGCGAGGACACGGTAGTTGGATCTGCGGGCCGCGTCGCCGGCCTAGAGGCACTGCAGCGCCAAACCGAGCAACTGGAGGAGCAAGTGGCGGCCCTCCCGATTCAAATCATGTCAGCAGTCCGCGAGTCCTTCCAGGACATGTTCAAGGCAGCTTTAACGCAAGCACTTCCCGACCTTATGGCCCAGGTCACTGACTCGGTCCTTAAAGCCGTGCAGCCCTGGGTCAGCACCCAAATTAAGAACGCCACAAGCTGCGAATCCCCTCACCTCAAATGTAAGACAGCCTCCCGCCAGGCAGCGGAGGAACATGGTTCAGGATCTGCAGCTGGTGGGTCGGTGCGGCCAATCGCTGGGGTTGCGCTGGCTCGCGGCCAGAGCTAG